In Cololabis saira isolate AMF1-May2022 chromosome 10, fColSai1.1, whole genome shotgun sequence, a single window of DNA contains:
- the gtf2b gene encoding transcription initiation factor IIB, with amino-acid sequence MASTSRGDFLTLPRVTCPNHPDAILVEDYRAGDMICPECGLVVGDRVIDVGSEWRTFSNEKALKDPSRVGDAQNPLLNGGDLTTMISKGTGAASFDEFGNSKYQNRRTMSSSDRAMLNAFKEISTMADRINLPRNIVDRTNNLFKQVYEQKSLKGRANDAIASACLYIACRQEGVPRTFKEICAVSRISKKEIGRCFKLILKALETSVDLITTGDFMSRFCSNLGLPKQVQMAATFIARKAVELDLVPGRSPISVAAAAIYMASQASAEKKTQKEIGDIAGVADVTIRQSYRLIYPRAAELFPPDFKFDTPVDKLPQL; translated from the exons ATGGCGTCTACGAGCCG TGGAGACTTTCTGACCCTGCCCAGAGTTACGTGTCCCAACCACCCCGATGCCATACTGGTGGAGGACTACAGGGCCGGGGACATGATATGTCCTGAATGCGGCCTCGTCGTAG gcGACCGTGTAATTGACGTGGGTTCAGAGTGGAGAACGTTTTCCAATGAGAAAGCTCTCAAAGACCCGTCCAGAGTGGGAGACGCTCAGAACCCGCTCCTCAACGGAGGAGACCTAACTACCATGATCAGCAAG GGAACAGGGGCCGCCAGCTTTGACGAGTTTGGTAACTCCAAGTATCAGAACCGGCGGACCATGAGCAGCTCCGACCGGGCCATGCTCAACGCCTTCAAGGAGATCAGCACCATGGCGGATCGCATCAACCTGCCAAGGAACATCGTA GACCGGACAAACAACCTGTTCAAGCAGGTTTATGAACAGAAGAGCCTGAAGGGCCGAGCCAACGATGCCATCGCTTCTGCCTGTCTGTACATCGCCTGCAGACAAGAGGGAGTACCCAGAACCTTCAAAG AGATCTGTGCCGTCTCCCGGATCTCAAAGAAGGAGATCGGTCGGTGCTTCAAGCTGATCCTGAAGGCCCTGGAGACCAGTGTGGACCTCATCACCACGGGAGACTTCATGTCCCGCTTCTGCTCCAACCTGGGCCTCCCCAAGCAGGTGCAAATGGCCGCCACGTTCATCGCCAGGAAAGCCGTGGAGCTGGACCTGGTGCCGGGCCGGAGCCCCATCTCCGTGGCTGCGGCCGCCATCTACATGGCCTCCCAGGCCTCCGCCGAGAAGAAGACCCAGAAAG AAATCGGAGACATCGCGGGAGTTGCAGACGTCACAATCAGGCAGTCGTACAGACTCATCTACCCACGTGCTGCAGAGCTCTTCCCTCCCGACTTCAAGTTTGACACGCCGGTTGATAAACTGCCCCAGCTGTGA